Proteins encoded together in one Planctopirus ephydatiae window:
- a CDS encoding protein phosphatase 2C domain-containing protein → MLVEQSVQFASLSDIGFRRQNNQDSFAVHICKDREDWVRRGHLFIVCDGMGGHAVGELASKLAVDTIPHAFQKSLEQDAKTALLNAIVDGNRVINERGTQNREFERMGTTCTALALGSTGVLIGHVGDSRAYRVRGSQIDQLTADHSLVWEMIQQRRVHPKDASSIVPKNIITRSLGVEPTVNVDMEGPFPALSGDVYVLCSDGLTNLVSDQEIGVAVRELAPADACRFLVNLANLRGGIDNITVITVRLGAMPEGVSVDGIPESEAREVNRRSFARLAWVIAMVVSGVFGISLVINGPDWRAAGLALIGLSVFLLAVGWIFRRSHVKPTDKAGIEADSMATVLWRPYRTASARATPELIDRLARLHAELQKAAREEEWSIDWPEHDDLMQKFTLATMEKRLSRAFRDLTKVIGMLMSGVQAQRRRLKRESRWGSVRKPNDTSGG, encoded by the coding sequence ATGCTCGTTGAGCAGTCCGTTCAGTTCGCCAGTCTGAGTGATATTGGATTCAGGCGTCAGAATAATCAGGATTCCTTTGCGGTTCATATTTGTAAAGACCGCGAAGACTGGGTTCGTCGCGGCCATTTGTTTATCGTTTGTGATGGCATGGGTGGTCATGCCGTAGGAGAGTTAGCCAGTAAGCTGGCGGTGGATACGATTCCACATGCTTTCCAGAAATCGCTCGAACAGGATGCGAAAACCGCACTTCTGAATGCCATCGTTGATGGCAATCGAGTGATCAATGAGCGTGGCACGCAGAATCGCGAATTTGAAAGAATGGGAACTACCTGTACGGCGCTCGCACTGGGAAGTACCGGTGTGCTGATTGGTCATGTGGGGGATAGCCGGGCATATCGGGTAAGAGGCAGTCAGATTGATCAACTGACGGCAGATCACAGTCTTGTCTGGGAAATGATTCAGCAGCGTCGCGTGCATCCCAAAGATGCGAGTTCGATTGTTCCGAAAAATATCATTACCCGATCTTTGGGTGTCGAACCGACAGTCAATGTCGATATGGAAGGGCCTTTCCCCGCTCTTTCCGGGGATGTGTATGTCCTGTGCTCTGATGGTTTGACGAACCTTGTGAGTGACCAGGAGATTGGCGTGGCTGTGCGGGAACTGGCTCCTGCGGATGCCTGTCGATTTCTTGTGAATCTGGCCAATTTGAGAGGTGGAATCGATAACATCACGGTGATTACAGTTCGCCTGGGGGCCATGCCTGAAGGGGTCTCTGTCGATGGAATTCCTGAGAGTGAAGCTCGTGAGGTTAATAGGCGATCATTTGCCCGCCTGGCATGGGTCATTGCCATGGTGGTCTCTGGTGTTTTTGGAATAAGTCTGGTGATCAATGGACCTGATTGGCGTGCCGCAGGTTTAGCGTTGATTGGATTATCTGTCTTTCTCCTTGCTGTTGGTTGGATTTTTCGTAGAAGCCATGTGAAACCAACTGATAAAGCGGGGATTGAAGCCGATTCGATGGCGACTGTGCTCTGGCGGCCTTATCGAACAGCATCGGCTCGCGCGACACCGGAACTCATCGATCGACTGGCCAGACTGCATGCCGAACTGCAGAAAGCGGCCCGGGAAGAAGAGTGGTCCATTGATTGGCCTGAGCATGATGATCTCATGCAGAAATTCACCTTGGCCACTATGGAGAAACGTCTCAGTCGGGCCTTTCGAGATCTGACGAAAGTGATCGGCATGTTGATGAGTGGCGTTCAGGCACAGCGGCGGCGGCTGAAACG